A stretch of Oncorhynchus mykiss isolate Arlee chromosome 14, USDA_OmykA_1.1, whole genome shotgun sequence DNA encodes these proteins:
- the LOC110488999 gene encoding sodium bicarbonate transporter-like protein 11 isoform X2 — protein sequence MEAIKVLHFVPSEAPSSGRSKNGYVFQEMELRDVEREECVEGKVGNHDNTPKDHHDTPIQTGISVPDDPGDDPGFGLLNTSRKYVKPMNFQEEVRGHRDLDGFLAQASILLDDKATTLDEVLRCMLTHVTEDGHRGCDMDEVMNTVFTDTGGDEDNVQLLSETIQGVTASATGVRYQQSWLCVLCNVKSLQRRHVCIARLERPQNWGANCCEARYVILILSPPRTKSTKTAIELGRTFATMFSDISFRQKLLDAKTQEEFKQELVHQRHHLSIVNEKPATEKQMIHAETDPRSKKTLKCADFFKVGRGIYEDLRRRLPLYPSDFTDGMYGKDRSWLKYTTTAIFLYIAILLPNIAFGSLNDESTRGEIDVRKVIVGQSIGGVIYSLFAGAPLVIPLTTAPLAIFISVIRGICDDYDLDFPAFYACIGLWNSFFLILGALLNVSLFMKLFKRSSEEIIALFISIAFVGDSVKGTVKIFNYFYHGPTLATNNSTRVLLEIKELMEKAANATERLGSRTSDGAPVVKHVTHVFLPESLVLCTRERPILCLLLMLGTLWLGYALYQLRRSPYLHAKVREVVSDCALPIAVVIFSFIGSFLFLDVELPVFNFHNGKIFRLAQFDKLTGMNCLSAVGLGFLLALLIFIDQNIVISLTHVPEAKLLKGTAFHWDLMLTGFINILMSCLGLPWMHAAFPHSSLHARQLAKVELHVEGGHLYETIVNVKETRITALTANILIGLSVFLLPIPLQWIPKPVLYGLFLYIAATSLDGNQMFDRMLLLLKEQTSYPPTHYIRRVPQKKVHFFTALQILQLIILCAFGMYPLPYIKMIFPFLMILLIPIRTNLLPRVIEAKYLDIMDSQHM from the exons TTCCAGATGACCCTGGGGATGACCCTGGGTTTGGGCTCCTGAACACATCAAGAAAA TATGTGAAGCCGATGAACTTCCAGGAGGAAGTGCGTGGCCACCGGGACCTAGATGGCTTCCTGGCCCAGGCCAGTATCCTATTGGATGATAAGGCAACCACTCTAGACGAGGTGCTAAGGTGCATGCTGACCCATGTAACGGAAGACGGCCACAGGGGCTGTGACATGGACGAGGTCATGAACACTGTGTTCACAGACacaggaggagatgaggacaATG TGCAATTGTTGTCCGAGACCATTCAGGGTGTGACTGCTTCTGCCACTGGAGTCCGCTACCAGCAGTCCTGGCTCTGTGTCCT ATGCAATGTGAAGAGCCTCCAGAGACGCCACGTCTGCATCGCCCGTCTGGAGAGACCACAGAACTGGGGAGCAAACTGTTGTGAGGCTCGATATGTCATCCTCATTCTCTCCCCACCTAGAACG AAAAGCACCAAGACTGCTATCGAGCTGGGCCGCACATTTGCCACCATGTTCTCAGACATCTCCTTCAGACAGAAACTGCTGGACGCCAAGACCCAGGAGGAGTTCAAACAAGAGCTGGTGCACCAGCGTCATCATCTCTCCATAGTCAATGAGAAACCAGCTACAGAGAAGCAGATGATCCATGCAGAAACAGACCCACGCAGCAAAAAAACACTAAAA TGTGCAGATTTCTTTAAAGTTGGCCGAGGTATCTATGAGGATCTTCGTCGGCGACTACCACTCTATCCCTCAGACTTCACAGACG GTATGTACGGCAAAGACCGCTCCTGGCTGAAGTACACCACCACCGCCATCTTCCTGTACATTGCAATTCTACTTCCTAACATCGCCTTTGGTTCGCTGAACGATGAGAGCACGCGGGGAGAGATAG ATGTCCGGAAAGTCATCGTTGGCCAGAGCATCGGAGGAGTGATCTACTCTCTGTTTGCTGGTGCTCCTTTGGTTATCCCACTGACTACAGCACCCCTGGCCATCTTTATTAGCG TGATCCGGGGAATCTGTGATGACTACGATTTGGACTTCCCTGCCTTCTATGCCTGCATCGGCTTGTGGAACAGCTTCTTTCTCATCCTGGGAGCACTTTTGAATGTCAGTCTGTTCATGAAGCTCTTCAAACG CTCATCAGAGGAAATCATAGCCCTGTTCATTTCAATAGCCTTTGTTGGGGACTCGGTGAAAGGCACTGTCAAAA tcTTTAATTACTTCTACCACGGGCCCACGCTGGCAACCAATAACAGCACTCGGGTGCTTCTAGAGATCAAGGAGTTAATGGAGAAGGCTGCAAATGCAACAGAGAGGCTGGGGAGTAGGACCAGCGATGGGGCCCCTGTGGTGAAGCATGTCACGCATGTGTTTCTGCCCGAGTCTCTGGTCCTGTGTACCAGGGAGAGGCCTATCCTCTGTCTCCTGCTCATGCTGGGGACTCTGTGGTTGGGGTATGCCCTCTACCAGCTGAGAAGGAG TCCTTATCTGCATGCCAAAGTGAGAGAGGTGGTGTCCGACTGTGCCTTACCCATCGCTGTCGTTATATTCTCCTTCATTGGTTCCTTCCTTTTCCTTGATGTAGAGC TTCCTGTGTTCAACTTCCACAACGGGAAGATCTTCAGGCTGGCCCAGTTTGACAAGCTGACGGGCATGAACTGTCTGAGCGCTGTAGGCTTAGGCTTCCTCCTGGCGCTGCTCATCTTCATCGACCAGAATATTGTCATATCACTCACCCACGTCCCCGAAGCAAA GTTATTGAAGGGAACTGCATTCCACTGGGACCTGATGCTGACCGGCTTCATCAACATCCTCATGTCGTGTCTGGGTTTGCCGTGGATGCACGCTGCATTCCCACACTCCTCCCTGCACGCACGTCAGCTGGCCAAGGTGGAGCTGCACGTGGAGGGGGGACACCTCTATGAAAC CATTGTCAATGTGAAGGAGACGCGGATCACGGCTCTGACGGCTAACATCCTGATCGGCCTGTCAGTGTTCTTGTTACCCATCCCTCTGCAGTGGATCCCCAAGCCTGTCCTCTACGGCCTTTTCCTCTACATAGCAGCCACCTCCCTCGACGGCAACCAGATGTTTGACCGCATGCTCCTCCTCCTCAAAGAACAG acttcCTACCCTCCCACCCACTACATTCGGAGGGTGCCCCAGAAGAAGGTGCACTTCTTCACAGCCCTGCAGATACTGCAGTTGATCATCCTGTGTGCGTTTGGCATGTACCCTCTGCCCTATATTAAGATGATCTTCCCCTTCTTGATGATCCTGCTCATTCCCATCAG GACTAACCTGCTGCCAAGGGTAATCGAGGCGAAGTATCTGGACATCATGGATTCTCAGCACatgtag
- the LOC110488999 gene encoding sodium bicarbonate transporter-like protein 11 isoform X1 — protein MKTEKEPGVVLIPANSVLEEAPSSGRSKNGYVFQEMELRDVEREECVEGKVGNHDNTPKDHHDTPIQTGISVPDDPGDDPGFGLLNTSRKYVKPMNFQEEVRGHRDLDGFLAQASILLDDKATTLDEVLRCMLTHVTEDGHRGCDMDEVMNTVFTDTGGDEDNVQLLSETIQGVTASATGVRYQQSWLCVLCNVKSLQRRHVCIARLERPQNWGANCCEARYVILILSPPRTKSTKTAIELGRTFATMFSDISFRQKLLDAKTQEEFKQELVHQRHHLSIVNEKPATEKQMIHAETDPRSKKTLKCADFFKVGRGIYEDLRRRLPLYPSDFTDGMYGKDRSWLKYTTTAIFLYIAILLPNIAFGSLNDESTRGEIDVRKVIVGQSIGGVIYSLFAGAPLVIPLTTAPLAIFISVIRGICDDYDLDFPAFYACIGLWNSFFLILGALLNVSLFMKLFKRSSEEIIALFISIAFVGDSVKGTVKIFNYFYHGPTLATNNSTRVLLEIKELMEKAANATERLGSRTSDGAPVVKHVTHVFLPESLVLCTRERPILCLLLMLGTLWLGYALYQLRRSPYLHAKVREVVSDCALPIAVVIFSFIGSFLFLDVELPVFNFHNGKIFRLAQFDKLTGMNCLSAVGLGFLLALLIFIDQNIVISLTHVPEAKLLKGTAFHWDLMLTGFINILMSCLGLPWMHAAFPHSSLHARQLAKVELHVEGGHLYETIVNVKETRITALTANILIGLSVFLLPIPLQWIPKPVLYGLFLYIAATSLDGNQMFDRMLLLLKEQTSYPPTHYIRRVPQKKVHFFTALQILQLIILCAFGMYPLPYIKMIFPFLMILLIPIRTNLLPRVIEAKYLDIMDSQHM, from the exons TTCCAGATGACCCTGGGGATGACCCTGGGTTTGGGCTCCTGAACACATCAAGAAAA TATGTGAAGCCGATGAACTTCCAGGAGGAAGTGCGTGGCCACCGGGACCTAGATGGCTTCCTGGCCCAGGCCAGTATCCTATTGGATGATAAGGCAACCACTCTAGACGAGGTGCTAAGGTGCATGCTGACCCATGTAACGGAAGACGGCCACAGGGGCTGTGACATGGACGAGGTCATGAACACTGTGTTCACAGACacaggaggagatgaggacaATG TGCAATTGTTGTCCGAGACCATTCAGGGTGTGACTGCTTCTGCCACTGGAGTCCGCTACCAGCAGTCCTGGCTCTGTGTCCT ATGCAATGTGAAGAGCCTCCAGAGACGCCACGTCTGCATCGCCCGTCTGGAGAGACCACAGAACTGGGGAGCAAACTGTTGTGAGGCTCGATATGTCATCCTCATTCTCTCCCCACCTAGAACG AAAAGCACCAAGACTGCTATCGAGCTGGGCCGCACATTTGCCACCATGTTCTCAGACATCTCCTTCAGACAGAAACTGCTGGACGCCAAGACCCAGGAGGAGTTCAAACAAGAGCTGGTGCACCAGCGTCATCATCTCTCCATAGTCAATGAGAAACCAGCTACAGAGAAGCAGATGATCCATGCAGAAACAGACCCACGCAGCAAAAAAACACTAAAA TGTGCAGATTTCTTTAAAGTTGGCCGAGGTATCTATGAGGATCTTCGTCGGCGACTACCACTCTATCCCTCAGACTTCACAGACG GTATGTACGGCAAAGACCGCTCCTGGCTGAAGTACACCACCACCGCCATCTTCCTGTACATTGCAATTCTACTTCCTAACATCGCCTTTGGTTCGCTGAACGATGAGAGCACGCGGGGAGAGATAG ATGTCCGGAAAGTCATCGTTGGCCAGAGCATCGGAGGAGTGATCTACTCTCTGTTTGCTGGTGCTCCTTTGGTTATCCCACTGACTACAGCACCCCTGGCCATCTTTATTAGCG TGATCCGGGGAATCTGTGATGACTACGATTTGGACTTCCCTGCCTTCTATGCCTGCATCGGCTTGTGGAACAGCTTCTTTCTCATCCTGGGAGCACTTTTGAATGTCAGTCTGTTCATGAAGCTCTTCAAACG CTCATCAGAGGAAATCATAGCCCTGTTCATTTCAATAGCCTTTGTTGGGGACTCGGTGAAAGGCACTGTCAAAA tcTTTAATTACTTCTACCACGGGCCCACGCTGGCAACCAATAACAGCACTCGGGTGCTTCTAGAGATCAAGGAGTTAATGGAGAAGGCTGCAAATGCAACAGAGAGGCTGGGGAGTAGGACCAGCGATGGGGCCCCTGTGGTGAAGCATGTCACGCATGTGTTTCTGCCCGAGTCTCTGGTCCTGTGTACCAGGGAGAGGCCTATCCTCTGTCTCCTGCTCATGCTGGGGACTCTGTGGTTGGGGTATGCCCTCTACCAGCTGAGAAGGAG TCCTTATCTGCATGCCAAAGTGAGAGAGGTGGTGTCCGACTGTGCCTTACCCATCGCTGTCGTTATATTCTCCTTCATTGGTTCCTTCCTTTTCCTTGATGTAGAGC TTCCTGTGTTCAACTTCCACAACGGGAAGATCTTCAGGCTGGCCCAGTTTGACAAGCTGACGGGCATGAACTGTCTGAGCGCTGTAGGCTTAGGCTTCCTCCTGGCGCTGCTCATCTTCATCGACCAGAATATTGTCATATCACTCACCCACGTCCCCGAAGCAAA GTTATTGAAGGGAACTGCATTCCACTGGGACCTGATGCTGACCGGCTTCATCAACATCCTCATGTCGTGTCTGGGTTTGCCGTGGATGCACGCTGCATTCCCACACTCCTCCCTGCACGCACGTCAGCTGGCCAAGGTGGAGCTGCACGTGGAGGGGGGACACCTCTATGAAAC CATTGTCAATGTGAAGGAGACGCGGATCACGGCTCTGACGGCTAACATCCTGATCGGCCTGTCAGTGTTCTTGTTACCCATCCCTCTGCAGTGGATCCCCAAGCCTGTCCTCTACGGCCTTTTCCTCTACATAGCAGCCACCTCCCTCGACGGCAACCAGATGTTTGACCGCATGCTCCTCCTCCTCAAAGAACAG acttcCTACCCTCCCACCCACTACATTCGGAGGGTGCCCCAGAAGAAGGTGCACTTCTTCACAGCCCTGCAGATACTGCAGTTGATCATCCTGTGTGCGTTTGGCATGTACCCTCTGCCCTATATTAAGATGATCTTCCCCTTCTTGATGATCCTGCTCATTCCCATCAG GACTAACCTGCTGCCAAGGGTAATCGAGGCGAAGTATCTGGACATCATGGATTCTCAGCACatgtag